A single region of the Leptothrix cholodnii SP-6 genome encodes:
- a CDS encoding amino acid ABC transporter permease, whose translation MIELDFLAVLAEWPALLRGAAFTLGLSAFAAVIGVALGIACGWVRAWGPKPLAWGVATYVELIRNTPFIVQLFFIFFGLPSLGLRLSPEVSSVIAMVVNLGAYAGEIVRAGIEGTPRGQIEAARSLALDEAQVFIRVVLPPSLGRVWPALVSQIVIVMLGSAVCGQISAQELSYAANLIQSRNFRAFEAYLIAAGIYLLLAIGVRQALNWLGPRWIFGRMPGSGR comes from the coding sequence ATGATCGAACTCGACTTCCTGGCCGTCCTGGCCGAGTGGCCCGCGCTGCTGCGCGGCGCCGCCTTCACGCTCGGTCTGAGCGCGTTTGCCGCGGTGATCGGCGTGGCGCTCGGCATCGCCTGCGGCTGGGTGCGCGCCTGGGGGCCGAAACCGCTGGCCTGGGGCGTGGCCACGTATGTGGAGCTGATCCGCAACACGCCGTTCATCGTCCAGCTGTTCTTCATCTTCTTCGGCCTGCCGAGCCTGGGGCTGCGGCTGTCGCCCGAGGTGTCGTCGGTGATCGCGATGGTGGTCAACCTCGGCGCCTACGCGGGCGAGATCGTGCGCGCCGGCATCGAGGGCACGCCGCGTGGCCAGATCGAGGCCGCGCGCAGCCTGGCGCTCGACGAGGCGCAGGTCTTCATCCGCGTGGTGCTGCCGCCGTCGCTGGGCCGGGTCTGGCCGGCGCTGGTGAGCCAGATCGTGATCGTGATGCTCGGTTCGGCGGTCTGCGGCCAGATCTCGGCGCAGGAGCTGAGCTACGCCGCCAACCTGATCCAGAGCCGCAACTTCCGCGCCTTCGAGGCCTACCTGATCGCCGCGGGCATCTACCTGCTGCTGGCGATCGGCGTGCGCCAGGCGCTCAACTGGCTGGGGCCGCGCTGGATCTTCGGCCGCATGCCCGGCTCGGGACGTTGA
- a CDS encoding phenylacetate--CoA ligase family protein: MWPYTDPRSSGAMAFDAWMAPRDSAGALVRRQRQRLEALFKAAGASAFYRRRFERHGATLEAQPSVGKQTLMDHFGDWVCDRRLSLSALRDFIADPARIGLAFAGEFSVWESSGSSGVPAIFVQDSAAMAIYDTLEALRRPGGPSWQRWMDPFCLSERMAFVGATSGHFASTVSVERLRRVMPGMAQRLRGFDFLDPTPVLVDALNRWRPSVLATYPSAALLLAEEAAAGRLQIAPREILTGGEALSDAVREIVSRQFGCPVRASYGASEFLTLGTECAHGHLHLNSDWVLLEPVDLDGRPVPAGEPGATTLLTNLANHVQPLIRYDLGDRVCFDPAPCTCGSRLPVIAVQGRVDDSLLLPDTRGCSVRLLPLALTTVLEDDAGVFDFQLVQQDGHSLSLTIAESGDRAALLHVRRVLLDYLRQQGVDAVELHVHRGEPAVHGRSGKRPRVVALHATTTP; the protein is encoded by the coding sequence ATGTGGCCCTACACCGATCCCCGCAGCAGCGGCGCCATGGCCTTCGACGCCTGGATGGCGCCACGTGACAGCGCCGGCGCGCTGGTGCGGCGACAACGCCAGCGGCTGGAGGCGCTCTTCAAGGCGGCCGGCGCGTCGGCCTTCTACCGCCGGCGCTTCGAGCGCCACGGCGCGACGCTGGAGGCGCAGCCGAGCGTGGGCAAGCAGACGCTGATGGATCACTTCGGCGACTGGGTCTGCGACCGCCGCCTGAGCCTGTCGGCACTGCGGGACTTCATCGCCGACCCGGCCCGCATCGGACTGGCCTTTGCGGGCGAGTTCTCGGTGTGGGAAAGCTCGGGCAGCAGCGGCGTGCCGGCGATCTTCGTGCAGGACAGCGCCGCGATGGCGATCTACGACACGCTCGAAGCCCTGCGCCGCCCGGGCGGGCCATCGTGGCAGCGCTGGATGGACCCGTTCTGCCTGAGCGAGCGCATGGCCTTCGTCGGCGCCACCAGCGGCCACTTCGCCAGCACGGTGTCGGTCGAACGGCTGCGCCGCGTCATGCCCGGCATGGCGCAGCGGCTGCGCGGCTTCGACTTCCTCGATCCGACGCCGGTGCTGGTGGACGCGCTCAACCGGTGGCGGCCGAGCGTGCTGGCCACCTACCCGTCAGCCGCGCTGCTGCTGGCCGAGGAGGCGGCCGCCGGCCGGCTGCAGATCGCCCCGCGCGAGATCCTGACCGGCGGCGAGGCGCTCAGCGACGCCGTGCGGGAGATCGTCTCGCGCCAGTTCGGCTGCCCGGTGCGCGCGAGCTACGGTGCCTCCGAGTTCCTGACGCTGGGCACCGAGTGCGCGCACGGGCACCTGCATCTCAACAGCGACTGGGTGCTGCTCGAGCCGGTCGATCTCGACGGCCGACCGGTGCCCGCGGGCGAGCCCGGCGCCACCACGCTGCTGACCAATCTGGCCAACCACGTGCAGCCGCTGATCCGCTACGACCTCGGCGACCGCGTGTGTTTCGACCCCGCGCCCTGCACCTGCGGCAGCAGGCTGCCGGTGATCGCCGTGCAGGGCCGCGTCGACGACAGCCTGCTGCTGCCCGACACCCGCGGCTGCAGCGTGCGGCTGCTGCCGCTGGCGCTGACCACCGTGCTCGAGGACGACGCCGGGGTGTTCGACTTCCAGCTGGTCCAGCAGGACGGTCACAGCCTGTCGCTGACGATCGCCGAATCGGGCGACCGCGCCGCGCTGCTGCACGTGCGCCGGGTGCTGCTGGACTACCTGCGGCAGCAGGGTGTCGATGCGGTCGAACTGCACGTGCACCGCGGCGAGCCGGCGGTGCACGGGCGCAGCGGCAAGCGCCCGCGGGTGGTCGCGCTGCACGCGACGACCACGCCCTGA
- a CDS encoding transporter substrate-binding domain-containing protein encodes MQRRPLVMSVVLGLSALLSPLAVQAQAALDTVMSRKLINIAVPTDFPPYGFVGIDLKPQGLDVDMANLIAAKLGVKIELIPVTSANRIPYLQTKKADLVISTLGKNAEREKVIDFTAAYSPFFQAVFAAKGVAIKSPADLAGKTVAVTRGAIEDMELTKLAPAGADIKRFEDNNATVSAFVSGQVQAIATGASVAGNMMQRSPQLGAEYKFLLKDSPNFIGVGKGEDKLRLKVNEIIAAAKAAGELDKMAVKWLGRPAGDLPN; translated from the coding sequence ATGCAACGCCGCCCCCTCGTGATGTCCGTCGTGCTGGGCCTGAGCGCCCTGCTGTCGCCACTGGCCGTGCAGGCCCAGGCCGCACTCGACACGGTGATGTCGCGCAAGCTCATCAACATCGCCGTGCCGACCGACTTCCCGCCCTACGGCTTTGTCGGCATCGACCTCAAGCCGCAGGGCCTCGACGTCGACATGGCCAACCTGATCGCCGCCAAGCTGGGCGTCAAGATCGAGCTGATCCCCGTCACCAGCGCCAACCGCATCCCCTACCTGCAGACGAAGAAGGCCGATCTGGTGATCTCGACGCTGGGCAAGAACGCCGAGCGCGAGAAGGTGATCGACTTCACCGCCGCCTACTCGCCGTTCTTCCAGGCCGTGTTCGCCGCCAAGGGCGTGGCGATCAAGAGCCCGGCCGACCTGGCCGGCAAGACCGTGGCCGTGACGCGCGGTGCGATCGAGGACATGGAGCTCACCAAGCTCGCCCCGGCTGGCGCCGACATCAAGCGCTTCGAGGACAACAACGCCACCGTCTCGGCCTTCGTCTCGGGCCAGGTGCAGGCCATCGCCACCGGTGCTTCGGTGGCCGGCAACATGATGCAGCGCAGCCCGCAGCTGGGCGCCGAATACAAGTTCCTGCTCAAGGACTCGCCCAACTTCATCGGCGTGGGCAAGGGCGAGGATAAGCTGCGCCTGAAGGTCAACGAGATCATCGCCGCCGCCAAGGCCGCCGGTGAGCTCGACAAGATGGCCGTCAAGTGGCTGGGCCGCCCGGCCGGCGACCTGCCCAACTGA